In Candidatus Nitrosarchaeum limnium SFB1, the following proteins share a genomic window:
- a CDS encoding hypothetical protein (hypothetical protein Nmar_0342) → MLVAFTIPAFAETLVSVGTNAKSYKEGETIVISGTVSTVIPGTPITMQIFSEGNLVDIAQITVAADGSYSHTIIAQGPLWTKAGEYTIRASYGEGKIAETQFAFALKSGVTTTDIFEVDAGSYGTFDVEYSIDGGTVKNMLIDKDIFALIVTIESTDKGSISLKIPREALDAKKQDGTDDIFIIIIDGIEAPYQETVTDNGSRVITINFEQDDSDIEIIGTKIIPEFGTIAVMILAVGIITTIAVTRNRFQIKI, encoded by the coding sequence TTGTTAGTTGCTTTCACCATACCAGCATTTGCAGAAACTCTAGTTTCAGTAGGGACAAATGCCAAATCATACAAGGAAGGAGAAACTATTGTAATTTCAGGGACAGTGTCTACTGTAATACCAGGAACTCCAATAACAATGCAGATTTTTAGTGAAGGTAATTTAGTCGATATTGCACAGATAACAGTTGCAGCAGATGGTAGTTATTCTCATACTATAATTGCACAAGGTCCATTGTGGACAAAAGCAGGAGAATATACAATAAGAGCATCATATGGGGAAGGAAAAATTGCAGAAACACAATTTGCTTTTGCATTAAAGAGTGGAGTAACTACAACGGACATATTTGAAGTGGATGCAGGGAGTTATGGAACATTTGATGTAGAGTATTCAATAGACGGTGGGACTGTAAAAAACATGCTAATAGATAAAGACATTTTTGCACTAATTGTTACAATTGAATCCACAGATAAGGGATCTATATCATTAAAAATTCCAAGAGAAGCACTTGATGCAAAAAAACAAGATGGTACAGATGACATATTTATTATAATAATTGATGGAATTGAGGCACCATATCAAGAAACAGTAACAGATAATGGCTCCAGAGTTATTACAATTAATTTTGAACAAGATGATTCAGATATTGAAATAATAGGCACTAAGATAATTCCAGAATTTGGGACAATCGCAGTTATGATTCTAGCAGTAGGAATCATTACAACAATAGCAGTTACAAGAAATAGATTTCAGATCAAAATTTAG
- a CDS encoding cysteine desulfurase, which produces MLPYLKEQYGNPSSIHRYGRLAHKAIEKARKQIAQLINAESSEILFTSGGTESNNTALCGISEKRPNSQIITSSIEHDAILEPSKRLAKNGYDVVYIPVDDKGMVNLEVLENSLSDNTCLVSIMFANNEVGTIEPISKIAKLCNEKNIPFHTDAIQAVGKIPIDVKKLGIDLLSISSHKINGPKGIGALYIRKGIDIDPIILGGGQENGLRSGTENVANIVGFGKACEIANLNLSENIFHMKKLRDILVLKILKEIPGVTLNGHPENRLPNNAHFTFLGVAGEDLIIKLDEYGIAASTGSACSVHTQKASHVLEAMGYSYEQITGSLRLTLGLYNTESQIDETVNILKKVTAELRSVSPFKEKYSF; this is translated from the coding sequence ATGTTGCCGTATCTTAAAGAACAATATGGTAATCCATCATCAATTCATCGTTATGGTAGATTGGCTCATAAGGCAATAGAAAAAGCAAGAAAGCAGATTGCTCAACTGATTAATGCAGAATCATCTGAAATCTTATTTACTTCTGGTGGGACTGAATCCAACAATACTGCTCTTTGTGGGATTTCAGAGAAAAGACCTAATTCGCAAATAATTACTTCCTCTATAGAACACGATGCAATATTGGAACCCTCTAAAAGATTAGCAAAAAATGGATATGATGTTGTGTATATTCCAGTAGATGATAAGGGAATGGTGAATTTGGAAGTTTTAGAAAATTCTCTTTCTGATAACACATGTCTTGTTTCAATAATGTTTGCAAATAATGAGGTTGGAACAATTGAACCAATTTCTAAAATTGCTAAATTATGCAATGAGAAAAATATTCCATTTCATACCGATGCAATTCAAGCAGTTGGAAAAATCCCAATAGATGTTAAAAAATTAGGTATTGATTTACTTTCAATATCTTCTCATAAAATTAATGGCCCAAAAGGAATTGGGGCATTATACATCAGAAAAGGAATTGATATAGATCCAATCATTTTAGGTGGTGGTCAAGAAAATGGATTACGTTCAGGTACTGAAAACGTTGCAAACATTGTGGGATTTGGAAAAGCATGCGAAATTGCTAATCTTAATTTATCTGAAAACATTTTTCATATGAAAAAACTACGTGATATTCTTGTTTTGAAAATTCTTAAAGAAATTCCTGGTGTTACTCTTAATGGTCATCCTGAAAACCGATTGCCAAATAATGCTCATTTTACATTTCTTGGTGTTGCAGGGGAGGATCTAATAATAAAATTAGATGAATATGGAATTGCTGCATCAACCGGTTCTGCATGTTCAGTTCATACCCAAAAAGCATCTCATGTCTTAGAGGCTATGGGCTATTCTTATGAGCAAATTACAGGTTCTTTGAGATTGACGCTTGGATTATACAACACTGAATCACAAATAGATGAAACAGTAAATATCTTAAAAAAAGTGACTGCAGAATTACGTTCTGTATCTCCGTTTAAGGAAAAATATTCATTCTAA
- a CDS encoding ExsB family protein, which produces MGKLDDLIDWFENKNKVMIALSGGVDSALVAYAAFQKLGNSAIAVTADYKTLSKEELETAKQICSEIGIKQILVDYDELQNEEFVKNSSDRCFHCRLELGDHLISLAKQHDVEVIVDGTNLDDLGEYRPGIEALKKNGISSPLVETRFTKNEIRSTAKSVGLSIYDKPSNSCLASRIPWGQRVTSEKLTRIELGETIVKQITNLKQVRVRDLDGNAKIEVEKDRISIFEDDILTEITNKLKLIGFLSVRVDPDGYRPGKINVITD; this is translated from the coding sequence ATGGGAAAACTTGATGATCTCATAGATTGGTTTGAAAACAAAAATAAAGTAATGATCGCCCTCTCTGGCGGTGTCGATAGTGCACTTGTAGCATATGCTGCATTTCAAAAATTAGGAAATTCTGCAATTGCAGTAACTGCTGATTACAAAACTTTATCAAAAGAGGAACTGGAAACTGCAAAACAAATTTGCTCAGAAATTGGAATTAAACAAATTCTTGTAGATTATGACGAGCTTCAAAATGAAGAATTTGTTAAAAATTCATCTGATCGATGCTTTCATTGCCGATTAGAGTTAGGTGATCATTTGATTTCCTTGGCAAAACAACATGATGTGGAAGTTATTGTTGATGGAACTAATCTAGATGATTTAGGTGAATATAGGCCTGGAATTGAGGCATTAAAGAAAAATGGTATATCCAGTCCACTTGTGGAAACTAGATTTACAAAAAATGAAATCCGTAGTACTGCAAAGTCTGTCGGTCTATCCATATATGATAAACCATCCAATTCTTGTTTGGCATCCCGTATTCCATGGGGACAAAGGGTTACTTCTGAAAAGCTTACCCGTATAGAATTGGGTGAAACGATTGTTAAACAAATTACAAATTTAAAACAAGTTAGAGTCAGAGACTTGGACGGTAATGCAAAAATTGAAGTAGAAAAAGATAGAATTTCTATCTTTGAAGATGATATATTAACTGAAATAACAAATAAACTAAAATTAATTGGATTCTTATCTGTTCGAGTTGATCCAGATGGATATAGACCAGGAAAAATCAACGTGATTACAGATTGA
- a CDS encoding hypothetical protein (hypothetical protein Nmar_0339) gives MVLNCLKNSYLIQLSKKIDFKKIDKHGINATELILEIDEHVHERKGIEIKNAIINLTKEIGLSEKAKIFAESCIDTLISSESKIHGLPINSVHFHEASSIDTLIDIVGTAIAIDDLGMLDEEIICMPVAVGGGNVSFSHGIMSNPASAILEILRDSNLSIHGGHVKDELTTPTGASILVNLSKTSAEYYPSMKIASIGYGAGQKNFEGFSNVLKIVKGTQTNNFQIDSIKILETNVDDVPGEILGNMIEKIMENGAKDVSIYHGITKKGRPTNLITVICDDASMHDIVDILVTETGTLGIRISTSDRFIVPRTSHNAKLILDGKEFVVKYKVSTFKGKNHFKIEFDDLKLISNKLNKSIKETESLIRTKIEHMDG, from the coding sequence ATGGTGTTAAATTGTCTGAAAAATTCTTATCTGATTCAGTTATCAAAAAAAATTGATTTTAAAAAAATTGATAAACACGGAATAAATGCCACTGAATTAATTTTAGAAATAGACGAACATGTTCATGAAAGAAAAGGAATTGAAATAAAAAATGCAATTATTAATTTAACAAAAGAAATTGGTCTATCTGAAAAGGCAAAAATATTTGCAGAATCTTGTATTGACACATTGATTTCTTCTGAATCTAAAATCCATGGTTTACCTATTAATTCTGTTCATTTTCATGAAGCGTCTAGTATTGATACTTTAATTGATATTGTTGGAACCGCAATAGCAATTGATGATTTAGGTATGCTTGATGAAGAAATTATTTGCATGCCTGTAGCAGTAGGTGGAGGAAATGTTTCATTCTCGCATGGAATAATGTCAAATCCTGCAAGTGCAATTCTTGAAATCTTGAGGGATTCTAATTTGTCTATTCATGGAGGCCACGTAAAAGATGAATTGACTACTCCTACAGGTGCTAGTATTCTAGTTAATCTTTCAAAAACATCTGCTGAGTATTATCCTTCAATGAAAATAGCATCTATTGGATATGGTGCAGGACAAAAAAATTTTGAGGGTTTTTCAAATGTATTAAAAATTGTTAAAGGCACACAGACAAACAACTTTCAAATAGATTCTATCAAGATCTTAGAAACCAATGTAGATGATGTACCTGGAGAAATTCTGGGAAATATGATTGAAAAAATTATGGAAAATGGTGCCAAAGATGTCTCGATTTATCATGGCATTACAAAGAAGGGACGACCAACCAATCTCATTACAGTAATTTGTGATGATGCATCAATGCATGATATTGTGGATATTTTGGTAACTGAAACTGGAACTCTAGGAATTCGCATATCAACTTCGGACAGATTTATTGTTCCAAGAACATCACATAATGCTAAATTAATTCTTGATGGAAAAGAATTTGTTGTAAAATACAAAGTTTCAACTTTTAAAGGAAAAAATCACTTTAAAATTGAATTTGATGATTTAAAATTAATATCAAATAAACTAAACAAATCAATTAAGGAAACAGAATCTTTGATTAGAACAAAAATAGAACATATGGATGGATAG
- a CDS encoding malate dehydrogenase: MITIIGSGKVGGDAALFSALKRLDDQILLLDVAAGLPQGEAMDINHMLSEQGIDVEVKGSNNFEDMKGSNIVVVVAGSGRKPGMTRMDLLKINATIVKSVVENIKKYASDSMIIPVTNPLDPMAYITYKVSGFDRSRIFGMGGMLDLSRFRQFIHEATGYSRDSIRALVIGEHGENMLPLPRFSSVSGIPLNTILPKQKLDELVQNTKQVAAKVIELKGATVHAPGNAISAMIESVVRDRKQVIPVSTYLDGEYGYSDVTIGVPAVIGKKGVEKIIKLDLNAEEKQVFDTAIQSVKSAISGIQI, from the coding sequence ATGATTACAATAATAGGTTCAGGAAAAGTTGGAGGCGATGCAGCTTTGTTCTCCGCATTAAAGAGACTAGATGATCAAATACTATTGCTGGATGTTGCAGCAGGATTACCTCAAGGAGAAGCAATGGATATCAATCACATGTTATCAGAGCAAGGAATTGATGTAGAGGTAAAAGGCTCCAATAATTTTGAAGACATGAAAGGCTCCAATATCGTAGTTGTAGTTGCAGGTTCTGGAAGAAAGCCAGGAATGACAAGGATGGATCTTTTAAAAATTAATGCAACAATTGTGAAAAGTGTTGTTGAAAATATTAAAAAATATGCCAGTGATTCTATGATAATTCCAGTTACAAACCCACTTGATCCAATGGCATACATTACTTACAAGGTATCAGGATTTGACCGAAGTCGTATTTTTGGAATGGGTGGAATGTTAGATTTATCCAGATTCAGACAATTTATTCATGAGGCTACCGGATATTCTCGTGATTCCATAAGAGCACTAGTTATCGGAGAACACGGAGAAAACATGTTACCACTTCCAAGATTTTCATCAGTTTCAGGAATTCCACTTAATACAATTCTTCCAAAACAAAAATTAGATGAACTTGTTCAAAACACAAAACAAGTTGCAGCCAAAGTTATTGAATTAAAGGGAGCAACAGTACACGCCCCAGGAAATGCAATTTCTGCAATGATAGAATCTGTGGTAAGAGATAGAAAACAAGTGATACCTGTTTCAACATATCTTGATGGAGAATACGGGTATTCAGATGTCACAATAGGTGTTCCAGCAGTAATTGGAAAGAAAGGAGTTGAAAAAATAATAAAATTAGATCTAAATGCTGAAGAAAAACAAGTCTTTGATACTGCAATCCAAAGTGTAAAGAGTGCAATTTCAGGCATTCAAATCTAA